The genomic interval GCAGCGCGCCACCTGCACCACCGCCGGCGGCGTCACCACCTGCGTCGGCAACGAGCAGGTGTTCGGCCAGACCATGATGCCGGGTGCCGTCGTGGGCCCCGGTGCCGGCAAGGCCGTGCCCATCGGCGAAACCTGGTACACTTCGCTGGGCGGCATCGGCGGGCCCGCGTCACAGTTCCAGGAAGACGCCACCTACACGCGCCTTCGCGAGGTGACCATCGGCTACACCTTCTCGCAGCCCTGGGTCACCCAGCGTCTCGGCCTCAGCGCGATCGACGTGCGCCTGGCCGGCCGCAACCTGAAGACCTGGACCAACTACACGGGCTTCGACCCCGAGGTGAACGTCGGCGGTGCCGCCGCCGCCAACCGGGGCATCGACTGGATGGTCAACCCCCTCTCGCGCGCGTGGGTGTTCTCTCTGGGCCTCACCCACTGAACAGGAACGGAGCAACGTGATGAGCAAGAAATTCACGCTCGCGGGCCTCGCGGCCGCCATAGTGGCGGTGTCGGGGTGCAGCGACTTCCTTACCGGCGAGGGGATCGACGAGAACCCCAACCAGCCGGTCACGTCCACCACGCAGCAGCTGTTCGTGGCCGCCCAGGCGCAGGCGTTCGTCCGGCAGGAGGGGCAGGTCGCCCGCAGCGCCGCGATGTTCATCCAGCAGCTGTCGGGGACGAACAACCAGCAGAAGGACTACGGCAGCTCGTACCTGAACACCGAGGCTGCCTACTCCGGCATGTTCGCGGGCTTCTACACCGGCGGCGGGCTGGTGGACTGGCGCAAGATCCAGGCGAACGCCCGGGCCGCGGGCGACCAGCAGTTCGAGGGGATCGCCAAGGTGT from Longimicrobium sp. carries:
- a CDS encoding SusD/RagB family nutrient-binding outer membrane lipoprotein, translated to MSKKFTLAGLAAAIVAVSGCSDFLTGEGIDENPNQPVTSTTQQLFVAAQAQAFVRQEGQVARSAAMFIQQLSGTNNQQKDYGSSYLNTEAAYSGMFAGFYTGGGLVDWRKIQANARAAGDQQFEGIAKVWEALQMGTAASVWGDIPYREAVGEETKPVLDPQQQVYAD